GCTTGGTCTCATCCACCATAATGCGCGTTATAAGCGCCCTTCCTCCTAAACTGGCATAGGCCTTGGGTACAGCCTCTTTTTTGACGGTTTTATTTTCCATGTTTACTCTGAAAATAAATGCCATATTTTTTACCCCCTCATAATTAAATAGTGCAAGCCAAGCAAGAAGTATCAGTTCTTGTACAACGCATGCAACCACTTGGACTGGTAATTCTTATTCTCTTAAACACCCACTGCGTTCACCATAAGCGGTTTATTGTTTTATTCGGCGAAATCTTTCATTCCGGCGTATACCTCTCTAAGCACGTTGACCATAATAGATATGACTACAAGCAGACATGTCCAGCCGCCTATAACTGTGAGAATAGGCACTCCCAGCATGAAGCCGAAGGCTGAGGTTAAGAAGAACACGTCGGTTGCCAACATAAACAAAGCATTGAACAGCCCCATTTTAAGGAAAGGTTTTGTAAAACCTATCATGAATATACCCATCACCAAAAATACCACGCCGTCACATACAGCGGTGTTTATGGACGCTTCGGGATAGGCCAGCTTTAAGAAATTACTTATTGAGCCCAGCCACATAAACGCGCTGAAAGCCATAAGCATATTACCGAGCAATATATTGTTTTTCTTGAGCGATACCAGTCCGGCCGAAAGCTGCACGGTTGCGCCGCCCACGCCTAACGCCACCAGGATAACAAATCCCGTGGGAGAGGTCTCTAGCCCTGTGAAAATGGGGAACAGGCCGCCAAGATAGAAAGCGAGAACCATGCTTCCTGCAGGCCCCGGGCTTGCTAATTTGTTATTCATTACTTCCGCCTCTCCTTTAAAAACTTAATAAAACGCGCTTAACTTTAAATAAATTTTAATAAATTTACTATAAATATTTTTTAACCTTTTAATACACATATTTTGCGCTAATAGTATAAATTATATATATATTTTAATCAAGCCCTAAAATACATTTTGAATCATATGAAAATATTAAAGATTTTGACAATTATTCTGCCAATACCCCCATAAAACCTGTTATAAGCTTACTTTTTATCAATTTTTTTTGATAATTATAAAATTAAGTTATAAATAGAAAGAAATATCTACGGCTAATCTCTTAGTAGGGTTATTTTGTTCAAGACAAAAGCTACAGAGGCTGGGCGCCGCAAAAATGGAACCGGTTTTTGACGCTTATTTCCCCCCATACTCCTTGTTTAAGTAACTCTTTAGGATTGGTCTTATACTTACGATTATTCACAGCATGCTATCCAATGGGATTATATCAGCTATCGCCTTAAAGTAACTTCATTTATATTGCTTACTAACGAGCGACGGGGGCGCCCCGCTTTCGCGGAGCGCCCCCGTCGCGTAAGCGCGGCGCTTTTACTTTTCGGGGTAGAAGCCGCTCGGGGCTTCGCTCAGGTTGATCATTATGTTCTTCATCTGTGTGTAGTGTTCGAGGATGACTTTGTGCGTCTCGCGTCCGATGCCGCTCGCCTTGTAGCCGCCGAAGGGCGCGCCCGCCGGGATCGAGTTGTAGGTGTTGACCCACATACGTCCCGTTTCGATACCGCGGCAGACCCTCACAGCGCGGTTGATGTCGCGCGTCCACACCGCGCCTCCGAGTCCGTATCCGTTATCGTTCGCCATAGCGATGGCTTCTTCCTCCGTTTTGAACTTGATGACGACCGCGACGGGACCGAAGATTTCTTCCTGCGCGACCTTCATCTCGTTCTTTACGTCGACGAGGAGCGTCGGCGCGTAGAAGCTGCCGTTCGCGAATTCGCCCTCTGTGAGAGGATGCCCGCCGCAGGCGATCTTGGCGCCTTCCTTGAGCCCTTCGTCCACGCATTTCTGAATCTTCTTGACCTGGTTCTTGTCGATCTGGCTGCCCATCTGCGTATCTTCCTTCCACGGCATGCCGACCTTCACCCTGTTGAAGGCCTTGACTGCGTCCGTGATGAATTTGTCGTAGATGTCCTCATGGACGAATACGCGCGAGCCGGCGCAGCATACCTGCCCCTGGTTGAAGAGGATGCCGAGCTGTAGGCCGTCCATCGCCATATCCCATTTGCAGTCCGGGAAGTAGATGTTAGCGGATTTCCCGCCGAGTTCGAGCGTCGACGGGATGAGCCTTTCAGCGGCCGCCTTCGCGACGTCGCCGCCGATCTCCGTCGAACCGGTGAAAGCCAGCTTGCGGAAGCCCTTGTGTTCGAGAATGTACTGCCCCGCGCGCGAGCCCTTGCCCGTGAGGACGTTGAAGACGCCCGGCGGCAGGAGATCGCCGATGAGGCGCGCGAATTCGAGCACCGATAGCGGCGTCAGGCTGGAGGGCTTGAATACCGTGCAGCAGCCGGCCGCGAGCACCGGCGCGAGCTTCCACGCCGCCATCAGGAAGGGGAAGTTCCACGGCACGATCTGGCCGACTACGCCGATCGGTTCGCGGAAGATAAGCGACATCGTGTTGCCGTCGAGCATCGTCGCGCTTCCCTCTTCGGTGCGCACCGCTCCGGCGAAATAACGGAAGTGGTCGGATGATAAGGGGACGTCGATCGCCATCGTTTCGCGGATCGGCTTGCCGTTGTCCATCGACTCCACCATCGCGAGGTGTTCCTTGTTCGCGTCGATCACGTCGGCTATCTTTATGAGGATATCCGCCCGCTGCGCCGGGTCTACGTTTTTCCAGCTCTTCCACGCTTCCCAGGCTGCGGATACCGCAAGATCGACATCTTCGCGCGTCGCCTCCGCGCATTCCGCAAGCAGCTCGCCGTCGGCGGGACAATATGTTTTGAACGTCGCTCCGTCGGACGCCGGCCGCCATTCTCCGTTGATAAACAATCCATACTGCTTCTGCAGTTCCGCTTTCTTGCTCATCAAGATACGCCTCCTTAATGTTATTTAAGACACAAAAATATAAAACGTATCAAATCGTTTATGATACATCCCTTATTTTCTGAAATTATACCATTAACTTGGCAAAATAAATCGCCATAACGCGAGAAGACCGTGAACATTAGTAACGTAAAAGAATAAAAATCAGCGGCCTCCGCGAAAATCGCCGGGGCCGCCGTCAAACGATCGCCGCAGGGCGCTACGCCGAAAGAGATAGGAGGTTGCGGTAGTTCGGATATGGCATTATCTCGTTCGAAAGGTAGACCTCGACAGAGTCCGCGCTCCTGCGAATCTCCGCCATCAGAGGCACGGCGGAGTCCACTATCGCGTCCGCGTGCTCGCGCGTCGTCATCGCCGCCATCCTCTCGCGGAGCTTCGCGAGCTCCTGCGTCTGTTTGATGAGCTTTATCTTTGACGCCGCTAGGTGCGAGAGGATTTGCTTCCACCCATCAGTCCCCTCCGTTCCCAGCTCTTCGGCGGCAGCGCAGGAATCGCGTTCGAGTATCAGCTGCTTCGATATCGCGGGCAGTATGCCCTCCCACACCATGTCGCGAAGCACGGACATCTCTATTTCGATGTTCTTCACGAAGTTCTCCAGCTTGATCGTGTGAAACGCTTCGAGCTCCTTCTTCGTGAAGACGCCCATCTCTTCGAGCATTTTTACCGTCGAGGGCTCCATGAAGAGGTCGATGCCCTGCGGTATCGTGCGCGCCTTTACGAGGCCGCGCCCCTCCGCTTCCTTATGCCATTTCTCCGTGTAGGCGTCCCCCTCGAAGCGGATGTTGCGGCTCATCTCTGAGACTTCGCGTATCGTCTGTATCGCCGCTTCGACCGCGTCTTCCCCGTCGTCTATGCGTTTTTCGAAGAGCTTTATGAATTCATCGAGCCCGGCGGCCCACACGGAAAGCAGCGCCATGACGGGCGTCGCCATCGCCTGAGAGGCGCCCGGCGCTCGGAATTCGAATTTATTTCCGGTGAAGGCGATCGGGCTCGTGCGATTCCTGTCGCTGTCGAAGGCGACGATGTCCGGCAGCTTCGGGAGCCCGAGGTCGAGCGTGCCCTTCGCCGGCCTGACGCTGTCGTCGCCGTAGCCCTCTTCGATCGCGCGGATCATGCCGGCGACGGTCTCGCCGAGGTAGACGCTGATGATGAACGGAGGCGCCTCATGCCCGCCTAAGCGGTACATGTTGCCTGGCGTCGAAACGGAGGCCTGGAGCAGCCCGAAGTGCCTGGAAACGCCCAATATGAACGAGGAGAGGAAGGAGAGGAATATCACGTTCCTCCTGTGGTTCGTCGACGGCTTCAGCAGGTTGCGCCCCTCGCTGTCTTCGAAGGAGAAGTTTATATGCTTGCCGCTGCCGTTCATCTCCTGGAAGGGCTTTTCGTGGAAGAGCAGGCGGAGCTCGTGCTCGCGCGCCATTTTGCGCATCGTCTCCATTATTAGCTGATTCTGATCGCAGGAGAGGTTCGCTTCGGTGAATTTCGGCGCGAATTCGAACTGGCAGCGCGCCGCTTCGTTGTGGCGCGTCGCTATGTCTACGCCGAGGCGCGCTAAGTCGCGCTGCACGTCTTCCATATACGAAAGCACGCGCGCCGGTATGGCCCCAAAGTAATGGTCTTCCATTTTCTGGTCGCGGGGCGGCGGCGAGCCCACGAGGGTGCGGCCGCAGAATCTTATATCGGGGCGCTTCTGCGCGCGCGGGCGGTCGAGGAGGAAGAATTCCTGCTCGGCCCCGACCGTAGCGTGCACGTAGCGGACGCCGCGGTTGCCGAAGAGCTTCAGCATCTTCATAGCGCGGCTCTCCGCAGCCTGCATCGCGCGGAGCAGGTATGTCTTGAGGTCGAGCGGAGAGCCGTCGTAGGCTAAGAATACCGACGGGATGCAGAGCGTGCCCCCCTTTTTAGAACGGATTATGAACGCAGGGCTCGTCGGGTCCCACGCGGAGTAGCCGCGCGCCTCGAAGGTGCTGCGCGTGCCGCCGGAGGGAAAGGAGGAGGCGTCCGGCTCGCTCTGCATCAGGTCCTTGCCGCGGAAGGAGTTCAGCGGGTTGCCGTTTTCGTCGGCGGTGAGGAAGGCGGCGTGTTTCTCGGCGGTAGTCTCCGAGAGCGGGTGGAACCAATGCGCCCAGTGGTCGGCTCCTTTCGATACCGCCCAGTCCTTCATAGCGAGGGCGACGGTGTCGGCGACGCTGGAATCCAATTTCTGCCTGCCCTCTATCGCGGCGGCGAGCATTTCGTAGACGTCTTTCGGCAGGCGCTGCTTCATCTCCCTGCGGTCAAAGACGAGCGAGCCGTAAATATCTTTCATCTTAGGGTACTCTTTCGCTTCCGGCATTTCATAAATCCCCTCTTCTCGCGCGTTTTTAACAATAGGGAGGTTATACTGCTATTTAAGCGAAAAATCAAGCGGTTTTTGGCGCTTAATTTCATATAAATGCGGCATAAAAATATTTTTTTCGGAAGCTATGCCGCCTTGCCCGTCGGATATAATAAATGTGTCTTGAAAAAATAATTTTTCGCGGTGAGGGATATGTCGAGGGTATATTACAGGAAGACGGATGAGAGTTTTACGGAAGAAGAGCTTTCTGCGGCGGCGCGGCAACTGCTGGAAGCGGTCGTCGAACGCGAAGCCGTGGCGCTGGAAAAGAGAATCGCCCTGAAGGTACACTTCGGCGAGGAGGGGAACGCGACCTACGTAAAGCCGGCGTGCTTCAACGGCATTATAGACCTCCTCGTGGAGCGCGGCACCGAAGCGGCCTTCATGGACACCTCGGTGCTATACGCCGGGCCGCGGAGGAGGCGCGAAAGCCATACCAGGCTCGCACTCGCACACGGCTTCACGCGCCTGCCGGTCGTGATAGCGGACGGCGAAGCCGGCGAGCATTTCGACGAAGTCCCGATAAACGGCCGCCATTTCAAAAGCTGCAAAATCGGCGCGGAGTATCGGAAGTACGCTCAGATGATCGTCATAGCCCACTTCAAGGGGCATAGGCTCGCCGGCTTCGGCGGCGCGGTCAAGCAGTTGTCGATGGGCTGCGCCGCGAAGGGAGGCAAGCTCGCGATGCACATGGGGATAAAGCCCTACATAATAAGCTTCCTCTGCAAGCGCTGCGGGCTCTGCGCCGCGAACTGTCCGCCCCAGGCGATAAGCGCCGGCGGCAGTGTGGCGGTCGACGGCGAAAAGTGCATAGGCTGCGGCGCCTGCTTCGCGCTCTGCCCGAACAGGGCCGTGTCGATATACACGCCGAAGAGCGTCTGCTTCGCGCTGCTCAGACGCGGCGACTTTTACGAGCGCCTCGCCGAATACGCATACGCCGCTCAGCGCGGCAGGCGCAACGTCTATATAAACTTCGCGGTGAACATCACGGCGAACTGCGACTGCGTCTCGAAGAAGATGACGCCCGTGATGCGCGACATCGGGATATTCGCCGGCGCCGACGCCGTAGCGGTAGACAGCGCCTGCTGCGC
Above is a genomic segment from Synergistes jonesii containing:
- a CDS encoding aldehyde dehydrogenase family protein — its product is MSKKAELQKQYGLFINGEWRPASDGATFKTYCPADGELLAECAEATREDVDLAVSAAWEAWKSWKNVDPAQRADILIKIADVIDANKEHLAMVESMDNGKPIRETMAIDVPLSSDHFRYFAGAVRTEEGSATMLDGNTMSLIFREPIGVVGQIVPWNFPFLMAAWKLAPVLAAGCCTVFKPSSLTPLSVLEFARLIGDLLPPGVFNVLTGKGSRAGQYILEHKGFRKLAFTGSTEIGGDVAKAAAERLIPSTLELGGKSANIYFPDCKWDMAMDGLQLGILFNQGQVCCAGSRVFVHEDIYDKFITDAVKAFNRVKVGMPWKEDTQMGSQIDKNQVKKIQKCVDEGLKEGAKIACGGHPLTEGEFANGSFYAPTLLVDVKNEMKVAQEEIFGPVAVVIKFKTEEEAIAMANDNGYGLGGAVWTRDINRAVRVCRGIETGRMWVNTYNSIPAGAPFGGYKASGIGRETHKVILEHYTQMKNIMINLSEAPSGFYPEK
- a CDS encoding glutamine synthetase III family protein encodes the protein MPEAKEYPKMKDIYGSLVFDRREMKQRLPKDVYEMLAAAIEGRQKLDSSVADTVALAMKDWAVSKGADHWAHWFHPLSETTAEKHAAFLTADENGNPLNSFRGKDLMQSEPDASSFPSGGTRSTFEARGYSAWDPTSPAFIIRSKKGGTLCIPSVFLAYDGSPLDLKTYLLRAMQAAESRAMKMLKLFGNRGVRYVHATVGAEQEFFLLDRPRAQKRPDIRFCGRTLVGSPPPRDQKMEDHYFGAIPARVLSYMEDVQRDLARLGVDIATRHNEAARCQFEFAPKFTEANLSCDQNQLIMETMRKMAREHELRLLFHEKPFQEMNGSGKHINFSFEDSEGRNLLKPSTNHRRNVIFLSFLSSFILGVSRHFGLLQASVSTPGNMYRLGGHEAPPFIISVYLGETVAGMIRAIEEGYGDDSVRPAKGTLDLGLPKLPDIVAFDSDRNRTSPIAFTGNKFEFRAPGASQAMATPVMALLSVWAAGLDEFIKLFEKRIDDGEDAVEAAIQTIREVSEMSRNIRFEGDAYTEKWHKEAEGRGLVKARTIPQGIDLFMEPSTVKMLEEMGVFTKKELEAFHTIKLENFVKNIEIEMSVLRDMVWEGILPAISKQLILERDSCAAAEELGTEGTDGWKQILSHLAASKIKLIKQTQELAKLRERMAAMTTREHADAIVDSAVPLMAEIRRSADSVEVYLSNEIMPYPNYRNLLSLSA
- a CDS encoding DUF362 domain-containing protein, yielding MSRVYYRKTDESFTEEELSAAARQLLEAVVEREAVALEKRIALKVHFGEEGNATYVKPACFNGIIDLLVERGTEAAFMDTSVLYAGPRRRRESHTRLALAHGFTRLPVVIADGEAGEHFDEVPINGRHFKSCKIGAEYRKYAQMIVIAHFKGHRLAGFGGAVKQLSMGCAAKGGKLAMHMGIKPYIISFLCKRCGLCAANCPPQAISAGGSVAVDGEKCIGCGACFALCPNRAVSIYTPKSVCFALLRRGDFYERLAEYAYAAQRGRRNVYINFAVNITANCDCVSKKMTPVMRDIGIFAGADAVAVDSACCAAAQAAGHGFKGTEQLRYAEKLGLGSTSYELVGV